In Rhodothermus marinus DSM 4252, a single genomic region encodes these proteins:
- a CDS encoding biotin--[acetyl-CoA-carboxylase] ligase, which produces MKEVALLACLNETFTSGALLARRLGLSRVAVWKQAHRLQEAGYPIEIVQGRGYRLRPGSPAPHLLQPLLQGRFGRAYRYLGRTTSTQDELRAWAEAGAPEGAVVLAEQQTGGRGRRGRRWVSPPGAGLYFSVLLRPRLPLTDLLRLSLAAGVALAETAEVGGLKWPNDLLAPDGRKLAGVLVEADLRGEEVRYLLLGIGLNVHEAPLPPEAACLETYRPDLRRVDLLARLLARLEHWYDRLADAGAVLDAWRRFSYTLGRPVRIETPAGPVEGLAEDVEPSGALRVRLPDGTRRTVSAGDVALLQPVATNP; this is translated from the coding sequence ATGAAGGAAGTGGCGTTGCTGGCCTGTCTGAACGAGACGTTCACGAGCGGGGCGCTGCTGGCGCGGCGGCTGGGGCTGAGCCGCGTGGCCGTCTGGAAGCAGGCCCACCGGCTACAGGAGGCCGGCTATCCGATCGAAATCGTGCAGGGCCGGGGCTATCGGCTGCGGCCGGGGAGTCCGGCCCCGCACCTGCTGCAGCCGCTCCTGCAGGGACGCTTCGGCCGGGCCTACCGCTACCTGGGCCGCACGACGAGCACCCAGGACGAACTGCGCGCCTGGGCCGAAGCGGGCGCGCCCGAAGGGGCTGTCGTGCTGGCCGAGCAGCAGACCGGGGGCCGGGGCCGGCGCGGCCGCCGGTGGGTCAGTCCACCGGGCGCCGGCCTGTACTTTTCGGTACTGCTGCGCCCCCGGCTGCCGCTGACCGATCTGCTGCGGCTGTCGCTGGCGGCCGGCGTGGCGCTGGCCGAAACGGCCGAAGTGGGCGGCCTGAAATGGCCCAACGACCTGCTGGCCCCCGACGGCCGCAAGCTGGCGGGCGTCCTGGTCGAAGCCGACCTGCGCGGCGAGGAAGTGCGCTACCTGCTGCTGGGCATCGGCCTGAACGTGCACGAAGCCCCGCTGCCGCCCGAGGCCGCCTGCCTCGAGACCTACCGGCCCGACCTGCGGCGTGTGGACCTGCTGGCGCGGCTGCTGGCTCGCCTGGAGCACTGGTACGACCGCCTGGCCGACGCCGGGGCCGTGCTCGACGCCTGGCGTCGTTTCAGCTACACGCTGGGCCGCCCGGTACGCATCGAGACCCCGGCCGGACCGGTGGAAGGCCTCGCCGAAGATGTCGAGCCCTCCGGCGCGCTCCGCGTGCGTCTGCCCGACGGCACCCGCCGAACGGTCTCGGCCGGCGACGTCGCCCTCCTGCAACCCGTTGCTACCAACCCCTGA